The Tamandua tetradactyla isolate mTamTet1 chromosome 8, mTamTet1.pri, whole genome shotgun sequence genome includes a window with the following:
- the LOC143644982 gene encoding LOW QUALITY PROTEIN: olfactory receptor 8D1-like (The sequence of the model RefSeq protein was modified relative to this genomic sequence to represent the inferred CDS: inserted 3 bases in 2 codons), which translates to MAIRNHSTGTQFILVGLIWQPXVQLPLFLLFLGIYVVTVVENXGFILLIAVSPLLHTPMYYFLSSLSFIDLCYFTVIKPKMLVNFLGNNTILYSECTAQLILFVLFVMAEGYLLTAMAHDHYVAICSPLLYHVIMSSRVCSLFVIVVFFLGFFSALAHTKAMTKLSFCKSHVIIHYFHDVLSLLNLSCSSTHLNELLLFSIGGVNSLALTLAVCISYVFIFYGILGIQSSEGQSKDFGTCSSHFITVGNFFGSITFMYFKPPSSNSLEQEKVSSLFYTTVIPMLNPFIYSLRNKDVRTALRRVWWGGEH; encoded by the exons ATGGCCATAAGAAATCATTCCACAGGAACCCAGTTTATCTTAGTAGGTTTAATATGGCAGC TAGTCCAGCTGCCCCTTTTCCTCCTGTTCCTGGGAATCTATGTAGTGACTGTGGTGGAAAA AGGCTTCATTCTCCTGATTGCAGTCAGCCCCCtgcttcacacccccatgtactacTTCCTCAGTAGCTTGTCCTTTATCGATCTCTGCTATTTTACTGTTATTAAGCCCAAAATGCTGGTGAACTTCCTAGGGAATAATACGATTCTTTATTCTGAGTGCACTGCACAGCTCATTCTGTTTGTGCTCTTTGTCATGGCTGAGGGTTACCTCCTGACAGCAATGGCTCATGACCACTATGTTGCCATCTGTAGCCCATTGCTTTATCACGTAATCATGTCCTCTAGGGTCTGCTCACTATTCGTAATTGTTGTCTTCTTTCTGGGCTTTTTCTCTGCCTTGGCCCATACAAAGGCCATGACGAAACTGTCCTTCTGCAAATCCCATGTTATCATACATTACTTCCATGATGTCCTCTCACTCCTCAATCTCTCCTGCTCCAGCACACATCTAAATGAGCTTCTACTTTTTAGTATTGGAGGGGTTAACAGCTTAGCCCTGACCCTCGCTGTCTGCATCTCCTATGTCTTCATCTTCTATGGCATCCTTGGCATCCAATCCTCAGAGGGTCAGTCCAAAGATTTTGGAACTTGCAGCTCCCACTTCATTACTGTGGGGAACTTCTTTGGGTCCATCACATTCATGTATTTCAAGCCCCCTTCAAGTAACTCCCTGGAACAAGAGAAGGTGTCTTCATTGTTTTATACCACAGTAATCCCCATGCTGAACCCTTTTATATATAGTCTGAGAAACAAGGATGTGAGGACAGCATTGAGGAGGGTTTGGTGGGGAGGTGAGCATTAA